One Stigmatella aurantiaca genomic region harbors:
- a CDS encoding serine/threonine protein kinase has translation MIESDASAGGAPPPIEDPLLGRVLNERFKIVEALGAGGMGRVYKAIQSPLDRMVALKILNPQYGQDKDPGFQRRFFLEANVTAKLRHPNTITIIDYGKTDDGIYYIAMEYIEGLTLSQMLTQTGPLPWPRALSIAQQIARSLREAHKVGLIHRDLKPANVMILNQEKDHDLVKVLDFGLVKSFMPDGGSFPADVSLTQAGVILGSPQYMAPEQARNISDPRSDVYSLGVVLYQMLLGRPPFLAEQSIDIIVKHLNEPPPTFAAIWPNHTIPPEVEALVMKCLSKQPAERFDSMDRVLDSIRRTTAAAGLSSGFYSGPRSFITPGSGPHTGPIGTPPSPSNASTMALDISVEEEEPRTKGRRNSLAIALLAGSVLAGVAVSLVFALSTPASKPPPAPLVAAPAPLPAPPPTQAPAGTEPAPDALAANLTGEPEAPAAPSAPVEEAPPEPAAPEAVAQASLVRFLIASEPSGARVKHRGKDLGQTPVELKLPANAAGRASAELTFELSGYPRATVKAEGEGPEVRFTHKLKKKKGPSRQRPGSTGYKDDPYQ, from the coding sequence ATGATTGAAAGCGACGCCTCTGCGGGGGGCGCGCCACCCCCCATCGAGGACCCCCTGTTGGGCAGGGTTCTCAACGAGCGTTTCAAGATCGTCGAAGCGCTGGGCGCCGGCGGCATGGGACGCGTGTACAAGGCCATCCAGTCCCCGCTCGACCGCATGGTCGCGCTGAAGATCCTCAACCCCCAGTACGGCCAGGACAAGGATCCCGGGTTCCAGCGCCGCTTCTTCCTGGAAGCCAACGTCACCGCGAAGCTGCGCCACCCCAACACCATCACCATCATCGACTACGGGAAGACCGACGACGGCATCTACTACATCGCGATGGAGTACATCGAGGGGCTGACCCTCTCGCAGATGCTCACCCAGACGGGCCCCCTGCCCTGGCCGCGCGCGCTCAGCATCGCCCAGCAGATTGCCCGCTCCCTGCGCGAGGCGCACAAGGTCGGCCTCATCCACCGCGACCTGAAGCCCGCCAACGTGATGATTCTCAACCAGGAGAAGGACCACGACCTGGTGAAGGTGCTGGACTTCGGGCTGGTGAAGTCCTTCATGCCCGACGGGGGCAGCTTCCCCGCGGACGTGTCGCTCACCCAGGCGGGCGTCATCCTCGGCTCGCCGCAGTACATGGCGCCCGAGCAGGCGCGCAACATCTCCGACCCGCGCAGCGACGTGTACTCGCTGGGCGTGGTGCTCTACCAGATGCTGCTGGGGCGCCCCCCGTTCCTGGCCGAGCAGAGCATCGACATCATCGTCAAGCACCTCAACGAGCCGCCCCCCACCTTCGCGGCCATCTGGCCCAACCACACCATCCCTCCCGAGGTGGAGGCGCTGGTGATGAAGTGCCTGTCCAAGCAGCCCGCGGAGCGCTTCGACTCGATGGACCGGGTGCTCGACAGCATCCGCCGCACCACCGCCGCGGCCGGCCTCAGCAGCGGCTTCTACTCGGGCCCCCGCTCCTTCATCACCCCCGGCAGTGGCCCCCACACGGGCCCCATCGGCACGCCGCCCTCGCCCTCCAACGCCTCCACCATGGCGCTCGACATCTCCGTGGAGGAGGAGGAGCCGCGGACGAAGGGGCGCCGCAACTCCCTGGCCATCGCCCTGCTCGCCGGCTCGGTGCTGGCCGGCGTGGCCGTGTCCCTGGTGTTCGCCCTGAGCACGCCCGCCTCCAAGCCGCCCCCGGCCCCGCTCGTGGCGGCCCCGGCGCCTCTCCCGGCCCCTCCCCCCACGCAGGCCCCCGCCGGCACGGAGCCGGCTCCCGATGCGCTCGCCGCGAACCTCACCGGCGAGCCGGAGGCCCCCGCGGCGCCCTCCGCTCCCGTGGAGGAGGCCCCTCCCGAGCCCGCCGCGCCGGAGGCCGTGGCCCAGGCCTCCCTGGTGCGCTTCCTCATCGCCAGCGAGCCCAGCGGCGCCCGGGTGAAGCACCGGGGCAAGGACCTGGGCCAGACGCCCGTGGAGCTGAAGCTCCCGGCGAACGCGGCGGGCCGGGCCAGCGCCGAGCTGACGTTCGAGCTCAGCGGCTACCCCCGCGCCACCGTCAAGGCGGAGGGCGAGGGGCCTGAAGTGCGCTTCACCCACAAGCTCAAGAAGAAGAAGGGCCCCTCGCGGCAGCGGCCGGGCTCGACCGGTTACAAGGACGATCCCTACCAGTGA
- a CDS encoding cobalamin-binding protein: MTASLDRLLASAPRYPQRIVCMTEETTETLYRIGAGDLVVGVSGFTVRPPEARKKPRVSSFLDANFERILELKPDLVLGFSDLQADLGRELCKRGVPVYLFNQRSVAEILQTVRVVGALVGRAEAAEHLADTLRANLERHAHAAEALPRRPRIFFEEWHEPLISGIRWCSELVELVGGEDVCAESRAHPEAKGRIFTPEEVARRNPEAVIASWCGRKAKRDKIVSRPGWKEVRAVVDDQLYEVKSSFILQPGPAALSDGVDQLARIVAAVAQGRTLPSPRPEDLRTA; the protein is encoded by the coding sequence ATGACGGCCTCCCTCGACCGGTTGCTTGCTTCCGCGCCCCGGTACCCCCAGCGCATCGTCTGCATGACGGAGGAGACGACGGAGACGCTCTACCGCATTGGCGCCGGGGACCTGGTGGTGGGGGTCTCGGGCTTCACGGTGCGCCCCCCCGAGGCGCGCAAGAAGCCGCGCGTCAGCTCGTTCCTGGACGCGAACTTCGAGCGCATCCTGGAGCTGAAGCCCGACCTGGTGCTCGGGTTCTCGGACCTGCAGGCGGACCTGGGGCGCGAGCTGTGCAAGCGCGGCGTGCCCGTGTACCTGTTCAACCAGCGCTCGGTGGCGGAGATCCTCCAGACCGTGCGCGTGGTGGGCGCGCTGGTGGGGCGGGCGGAGGCGGCGGAGCACCTGGCGGACACGCTGAGGGCCAACCTGGAGCGCCACGCGCACGCCGCGGAGGCCCTGCCCCGGCGGCCCCGCATCTTCTTCGAGGAGTGGCACGAGCCCCTCATCTCCGGCATCCGCTGGTGCTCGGAGCTGGTGGAGCTGGTGGGCGGCGAGGACGTGTGTGCCGAGTCCCGCGCCCACCCGGAGGCCAAGGGCCGTATCTTCACCCCCGAGGAGGTGGCGCGGCGCAACCCCGAGGCGGTCATCGCCAGCTGGTGTGGGCGCAAGGCCAAGCGGGACAAGATCGTCTCCCGCCCGGGCTGGAAGGAGGTCCGCGCCGTGGTGGATGATCAGCTCTACGAGGTGAAGAGCTCCTTCATCCTCCAGCCGGGCCCGGCGGCGCTCTCGGACGGGGTGGATCAGCTCGCGCGCATCGTGGCGGCCGTGGCCCAGGGGCGCACGTTGCCCTCGCCCCGCCCGGAGGACCTGCGCACGGCGTGA
- a CDS encoding response regulator yields MEDNEDIREGLSTLLEAEGYGIIPVGTAEEGLAQLQRQHVHLLITDYMLPGESGGWLVEQAMKEGCVRQTRVVMITAHPRVVPPAGVRMLHKPLDINEFLNIVEEELAALAQHAA; encoded by the coding sequence GTGGAAGACAACGAAGACATCCGAGAGGGCCTGAGCACCCTGCTGGAAGCCGAAGGCTACGGCATCATCCCCGTGGGCACGGCGGAGGAAGGGCTCGCCCAGCTTCAGCGCCAGCACGTCCACCTGCTCATCACCGACTACATGCTGCCCGGGGAGAGCGGCGGCTGGCTGGTGGAGCAGGCCATGAAAGAGGGCTGTGTCCGCCAGACGCGGGTGGTGATGATCACCGCGCATCCCCGGGTCGTGCCCCCCGCGGGCGTGCGCATGCTCCACAAGCCGTTGGACATCAACGAGTTCCTCAACATCGTCGAAGAAGAGCTCGCCGCCCTGGCCCAGCACGCGGCCTGA
- a CDS encoding BamA/TamA family outer membrane protein gives MSAPEAPPKVQEGYEETLVSWGLAQHGRLLEPVPEGKRLEAILVAAEDVVAESDPYPNFLNLFHARTRETVIRREVLLEPGQPYSAALVQETMRNLRKLGIFAVVRGVAVQGESPGGVALLIITKDLWSLRLNQTFEVVGSFVSYLKLQGTEANFLGLNQRVAADFILRPDTFSFGQSYINRRVGGSRWYFGESAALILGRESGKPEGSRGSVAIQRPLYSLSTPWGLSTSASWNVATTRVYRGTEVWQLDYPEGAPVPYIYKTREVSADAQYTRSYGGLHKVNVSGGVAAYHRDYRAPEEAPLDEGQRAWLRDTLLPRSEDAAYALLSLSAFQARYQVMRDVDSYALSEDYQLGHSVFASVRYAPPVFSSAAHYAELGVAARYRWLWGDALTTVAAAAAIRRALGDGGGWTNRRWATEVQQVSPRVLGGRFVARGVLDVNIDDLFDRVTLLGGGNGLRGASPDAYSGKRMLLVNLEYRTVPVVFQTLHLGGVLFYDAGSAFDRRPKVVHSVGLGVRFLFPQFNLYPFRLDFGYVLNDTMPSVGQRFTFSGGQITDYRPGFLDSPLR, from the coding sequence ATGTCGGCGCCCGAGGCCCCGCCTAAGGTTCAAGAGGGGTACGAGGAGACGCTCGTGTCCTGGGGGTTGGCCCAGCACGGGCGCCTGCTGGAGCCCGTGCCCGAGGGCAAGCGGCTCGAGGCCATCCTCGTCGCGGCCGAGGATGTGGTGGCCGAGAGTGATCCATACCCCAACTTCCTGAACCTCTTTCACGCACGCACGCGCGAGACGGTCATCCGCCGCGAGGTGCTGCTGGAGCCCGGCCAGCCGTACTCCGCCGCGCTCGTGCAGGAGACGATGCGCAACCTGCGCAAGCTCGGCATTTTCGCCGTGGTGCGCGGGGTGGCCGTGCAGGGCGAGTCCCCCGGCGGGGTGGCCCTGCTCATCATCACCAAGGACCTCTGGTCGCTGCGGCTCAACCAGACCTTCGAGGTGGTGGGCTCCTTCGTGAGCTACCTGAAGCTCCAGGGCACGGAGGCCAACTTCCTGGGGCTCAACCAGCGCGTGGCGGCGGACTTCATCCTGCGCCCGGACACCTTCAGCTTCGGCCAGAGCTACATCAACCGGCGGGTGGGCGGCAGCCGCTGGTACTTCGGCGAGAGCGCCGCCCTCATCCTGGGGCGCGAGAGCGGCAAGCCCGAGGGCTCGCGGGGCTCGGTGGCCATCCAGCGCCCGCTGTACTCGCTGTCCACGCCCTGGGGGCTCAGCACGTCCGCGTCCTGGAACGTGGCGACGACGCGGGTGTACCGGGGCACGGAGGTGTGGCAGCTGGACTACCCGGAGGGCGCGCCGGTCCCCTACATCTACAAGACGCGCGAGGTGTCCGCGGACGCGCAGTACACGCGCTCCTATGGCGGGCTCCACAAGGTGAACGTGAGCGGCGGGGTGGCCGCCTACCACCGCGATTACCGCGCCCCCGAGGAGGCGCCGCTGGATGAGGGGCAGCGCGCCTGGCTCCGGGACACCCTGCTGCCGCGCAGCGAGGACGCCGCCTATGCCCTGCTGAGCCTGTCCGCCTTCCAGGCGCGCTACCAGGTGATGCGGGATGTGGACTCGTACGCGCTCTCGGAGGACTACCAGCTGGGGCACTCGGTCTTCGCCAGCGTCCGGTACGCGCCCCCGGTCTTTTCCTCCGCGGCGCACTACGCGGAGCTGGGCGTGGCGGCGCGCTACCGGTGGCTGTGGGGGGATGCGCTCACCACGGTGGCGGCGGCCGCGGCCATCCGCCGCGCGCTCGGGGACGGAGGCGGGTGGACCAACCGGCGCTGGGCCACCGAGGTGCAGCAGGTCTCCCCGCGCGTGCTGGGGGGCCGCTTCGTGGCGCGCGGCGTGCTGGACGTGAACATCGATGATCTGTTCGACCGGGTCACCCTGCTGGGAGGAGGCAATGGGCTGCGCGGGGCGAGCCCGGATGCCTACTCCGGCAAGCGGATGCTCCTGGTGAACCTGGAGTACCGCACGGTGCCCGTCGTCTTCCAGACGCTGCACCTGGGCGGGGTGCTCTTCTACGACGCGGGCTCCGCCTTCGACCGGCGGCCAAAGGTGGTGCACTCGGTGGGTCTGGGGGTCCGCTTCCTGTTCCCGCAGTTCAACCTGTACCCGTTCCGGTTGGACTTCGGCTACGTGCTCAACGACACGATGCCCTCGGTGGGGCAGCGCTTCACGTTCAGCGGCGGGCAGATCACCGACTACCGGCCCGGCTTCCTGGACTCGCCCCTGCGGTGA
- a CDS encoding Kelch repeat-containing protein — protein MSAGRSSLPRRIPYAGIWIDNYSLTAVPGGALLAGGIEWHPDGIGSRSQTTGGAAFWDASAEAWHPLAPLPSPRHDHAAVTLPDGRALLIGGRADQIMEMHSTLLWDPRTQAFQEGPPLREARARPVAVTLPDGAVLVLGSEYDDDLERGTRAELLRPGARAWEAAGQTARIFHTGPVCVSGSQVVIAGGRDNGFGFAIIDGTHYAPPLSRTTELWESERRLWRTSGPLMESRDEAQGVTLSEERILVVGGWDQGQLLATAEVWEPGTGTWSAAGTLASARSSFALTALPDGRAVVSGGLVTGTSEPTAVAEIWNPETRTWSLGKPLAVPRAGHRLAAVGAGTFLVVGNHAPSPEAPPETSWELWRPDA, from the coding sequence ATGAGCGCTGGCCGTTCCTCTCTCCCGCGACGCATCCCCTACGCTGGCATCTGGATCGACAATTACAGCCTGACGGCCGTCCCCGGGGGCGCCCTGCTGGCCGGTGGCATCGAGTGGCACCCCGACGGCATCGGCTCCAGGAGCCAGACGACGGGAGGCGCGGCGTTCTGGGACGCCTCGGCCGAGGCGTGGCATCCCCTGGCCCCCTTGCCCTCCCCGAGGCATGACCATGCGGCGGTGACGCTGCCGGACGGGCGCGCGCTCCTCATCGGCGGGCGGGCCGACCAGATCATGGAGATGCACAGCACCCTGCTCTGGGACCCCAGAACCCAGGCCTTCCAGGAGGGCCCTCCGCTGCGCGAGGCCCGGGCCCGCCCCGTCGCGGTGACGCTGCCGGATGGCGCGGTGCTCGTCCTGGGCTCCGAGTACGACGATGACCTGGAGCGCGGCACGCGGGCCGAGCTGCTGCGTCCGGGCGCCCGCGCCTGGGAGGCCGCCGGACAGACGGCTCGCATCTTCCACACCGGCCCGGTCTGTGTGAGCGGCAGCCAGGTGGTCATCGCGGGCGGCCGGGACAATGGCTTCGGCTTCGCCATCATCGACGGCACTCATTACGCGCCGCCCCTCTCGCGGACCACCGAGCTGTGGGAGTCCGAGCGCCGGCTGTGGCGGACGAGTGGCCCTTTGATGGAGTCCCGCGATGAGGCCCAGGGGGTCACCCTCTCGGAGGAGCGCATCCTCGTGGTGGGCGGCTGGGACCAGGGCCAGCTCCTTGCCACCGCGGAAGTGTGGGAGCCCGGCACCGGGACCTGGAGTGCCGCGGGGACGCTGGCCTCGGCGCGGTCCTCCTTCGCCCTGACGGCGCTCCCGGACGGACGGGCGGTGGTGTCCGGGGGGCTCGTGACGGGCACCTCCGAGCCCACGGCGGTGGCGGAGATCTGGAATCCGGAGACTCGCACTTGGTCTCTCGGAAAGCCGCTGGCGGTGCCCCGGGCAGGCCACCGGCTGGCGGCCGTGGGCGCAGGCACGTTCCTCGTCGTGGGAAATCACGCGCCTTCTCCCGAGGCGCCTCCGGAGACGAGCTGGGAGCTGTGGCGGCCGGACGCTTGA
- a CDS encoding HAD family hydrolase, producing MAAKQAWVRMAVGPLALAWGLAGCGGNKTAVSCQVLDPALPWYGTNRTQLDGLMKTYGHCAGAYDEAKKPIAAFDWDNTVIKNDVGDATFFYMLAHDEVFQPPGKNWRLTSHLLTGEAVAALDAACGALAEAGTRLPTSSNPACAQELLSIYSEAKTTTGQAAWAGWNYRRMEPSYAWFAQLLAGHTRAEVKALAEAAMAENLRNPIDAKQTVGTASVTHWVRVPDQMKDLLASLQANGFDVWVVSASPQAVVEPWAQSVGIDASHVIGIRTLEAGGRLTSNLEGCGDVPDGTNDGQGQVTGNSLITYIDGKRCWINKVLFGVTGAEALQPNPDLSKRPLFAAGDSDTDLTFMRDATALRLAINRNKKELMCNAYRNDDGRWLINPMFLQPRPQQAAPYACATAACKSADGASIPCTDGMGALIPDQTDTVF from the coding sequence ATGGCTGCGAAGCAAGCGTGGGTGCGGATGGCGGTGGGCCCCCTGGCACTGGCCTGGGGCCTTGCCGGGTGTGGGGGAAACAAGACGGCGGTCTCCTGCCAGGTGTTGGATCCGGCGCTGCCCTGGTACGGCACCAACCGGACCCAGCTCGACGGGCTGATGAAGACCTACGGCCACTGCGCGGGAGCCTACGATGAGGCGAAGAAGCCCATCGCCGCCTTCGATTGGGACAACACGGTCATCAAGAACGATGTCGGGGACGCCACCTTCTTCTACATGCTGGCGCACGATGAGGTGTTTCAGCCCCCGGGCAAGAACTGGCGCCTGACGAGCCACCTGCTGACGGGAGAGGCCGTCGCGGCGCTCGATGCCGCCTGCGGCGCCCTGGCCGAGGCGGGCACGCGCCTGCCGACCTCCTCGAATCCGGCCTGTGCCCAGGAGCTGCTGTCCATCTACTCCGAGGCGAAGACCACCACGGGCCAGGCCGCGTGGGCGGGCTGGAACTACCGCCGCATGGAGCCCTCCTATGCCTGGTTCGCCCAATTGCTCGCGGGCCATACCCGGGCCGAGGTGAAGGCCCTGGCCGAGGCCGCGATGGCCGAGAACCTGCGCAATCCCATCGACGCGAAGCAGACGGTGGGCACCGCCTCGGTGACGCACTGGGTCCGGGTGCCGGATCAGATGAAGGACCTGCTGGCGAGCCTGCAGGCCAACGGCTTCGACGTCTGGGTCGTGTCGGCCTCTCCCCAGGCGGTCGTCGAGCCCTGGGCCCAGTCGGTGGGCATCGATGCCAGCCACGTGATTGGCATCCGCACGCTCGAGGCCGGGGGCAGGCTCACCTCCAACCTGGAGGGCTGCGGCGACGTGCCGGATGGCACCAACGACGGCCAGGGCCAGGTCACGGGCAACAGCCTCATCACCTACATCGATGGCAAGCGGTGCTGGATCAACAAGGTGCTCTTCGGCGTCACGGGCGCCGAGGCGCTCCAGCCCAACCCCGACCTGAGCAAGCGCCCTCTGTTCGCCGCGGGGGACTCCGACACGGATCTGACCTTCATGCGGGATGCCACCGCGCTTCGCCTGGCCATCAACCGGAACAAGAAGGAGCTGATGTGCAACGCCTACCGCAACGATGATGGGCGGTGGCTCATCAACCCCATGTTCCTCCAGCCGAGGCCGCAGCAGGCCGCGCCCTACGCGTGTGCGACGGCGGCGTGCAAGTCCGCGGACGGAGCGTCCATCCCGTGCACGGATGGGATGGGCGCCCTCATTCCCGACCAGACAGATACCGTCTTCTGA
- a CDS encoding SDR family NAD(P)-dependent oxidoreductase, giving the protein MSTFDSLPVPAPVSDSPLPPAPVPDSPPPPALDLEEVRRCAQLLEAIVADRRLLLRLPEPDRIALLSAAGKVVLPERDVRARLVKSLRKEEKQVKRKKDQLVRASTKIRTLRQAPVFQAPPPQLPSETQGPEQLLENPRHCYVCKEEFRRIHFFYDSMCPPCADFNYAKRFQTAPLDGQVALITGARVKIGFQASLMLLRAGARVIATTRFPNDAAERYAREPDFSDWGHRLHVHGLDLRHAPSVELFARYMDQTYDRLDILINNAAQTVRRPPGFYAHLLAKELLPVSALPQACAPLLAEHLQCLARVQPALEAGAPGTAITWSSADPALGLHSSAALSLVPYALEQEGDTRRLFPEGRLDADLQQVDLREVNSWRLRLAEVATAEMLEVHLVNAVAPFILCGKLKPLMLRNRSRMGHIVNVSAMEGSFSRGKKTDKHPHTNMAKAALNMMTLTSAGDYARDGIFMNAVDTGWVTDEDPILHAQRKQEEFDFHPPLDIVDGAARVVDPVFMAVNSGHGAWGNFFKDYRHTSW; this is encoded by the coding sequence ATGAGCACCTTCGATTCTCTTCCTGTCCCGGCCCCTGTCTCGGATTCCCCTCTGCCCCCGGCCCCTGTCCCGGATTCTCCGCCGCCCCCGGCCCTCGACCTGGAAGAGGTGCGCCGCTGCGCACAGCTCCTGGAGGCCATCGTGGCGGACCGCCGGCTCCTGCTCCGGCTTCCCGAACCGGACCGGATTGCCCTGCTCAGCGCCGCGGGCAAGGTCGTCCTTCCCGAGCGCGACGTCCGGGCACGCCTCGTCAAGTCGCTGCGCAAGGAGGAGAAGCAGGTCAAGCGCAAGAAGGACCAGCTCGTCCGCGCCTCGACCAAGATCCGCACCCTGCGCCAGGCACCGGTCTTCCAGGCCCCCCCACCGCAGCTTCCCAGCGAGACCCAGGGACCAGAGCAACTGCTGGAGAACCCCCGCCATTGCTACGTGTGCAAGGAGGAGTTCCGGCGCATTCACTTCTTCTACGACTCCATGTGCCCGCCGTGTGCCGACTTCAACTACGCCAAGCGCTTCCAGACGGCCCCGCTGGACGGCCAGGTGGCGCTCATCACCGGGGCACGGGTGAAGATTGGCTTTCAGGCCTCACTGATGCTGCTGCGCGCCGGGGCCCGGGTGATCGCCACCACGCGCTTCCCGAACGACGCCGCCGAGCGCTATGCCCGGGAGCCGGACTTCTCCGATTGGGGCCACCGCCTGCACGTCCACGGGTTGGATCTGCGGCACGCGCCCAGCGTGGAGCTCTTCGCGCGCTACATGGACCAGACGTATGACCGCCTGGACATCTTGATCAACAACGCGGCCCAGACCGTCCGCCGGCCGCCGGGCTTCTATGCCCACCTGCTCGCCAAGGAGCTGCTGCCCGTGAGCGCCCTGCCCCAGGCGTGCGCCCCGCTGCTCGCGGAGCACCTGCAATGCCTGGCGAGGGTTCAGCCCGCCCTGGAGGCGGGAGCCCCGGGCACCGCCATCACCTGGAGCAGCGCGGACCCGGCCCTCGGCCTGCACTCCTCGGCGGCCCTGTCGCTGGTGCCCTATGCCCTCGAACAGGAGGGGGACACGCGGCGGCTCTTCCCCGAGGGGCGGCTGGACGCGGACCTGCAACAGGTCGATCTGCGCGAGGTGAACTCGTGGCGGCTGCGGCTGGCGGAGGTGGCGACCGCCGAGATGCTGGAGGTGCACCTGGTGAACGCGGTGGCCCCCTTCATCCTCTGCGGCAAGCTCAAGCCGCTGATGCTGCGCAACCGCTCGCGCATGGGCCACATCGTGAACGTGTCGGCGATGGAGGGCAGCTTCTCGCGGGGAAAGAAGACGGACAAGCACCCCCACACCAACATGGCCAAGGCCGCGCTGAACATGATGACGCTCACCTCCGCGGGCGACTACGCGCGGGACGGCATCTTCATGAACGCCGTGGACACGGGCTGGGTGACGGACGAGGACCCCATCCTCCACGCCCAGCGCAAGCAGGAGGAGTTCGACTTCCACCCGCCGCTGGACATCGTGGACGGGGCCGCCCGCGTGGTGGACCCCGTCTTCATGGCCGTCAACTCGGGCCACGGCGCCTGGGGCAACTTCTTCAAGGACTACCGCCACACCTCGTGGTGA
- the mrdA gene encoding penicillin-binding protein 2: MAPPTLGNTPPGRELKRRFLFLGLAMVGGMVLLAMQLYRLQLIRGEEYAAKSVANFVKEVRLRADRGVIKDVRGTILVDSRPSFDVFLTPAFCTNCFEQVIPKLAELLALEADQRQKVEDQVRAARRSAPFQPLSIRVDLSRDELDRLNARLDVLDGVEVVPVPHRNYRAGTVLSHVLGYMNEINQDELARLNADGARYALGDYIGRRGLERYFESRLRGVDGVRKQVVNARGQTIEELNDMLGENSVVPPQAGGNVVLSLDMRLQEAAEQAFPGVAGAVVAIDVNTGFIRALVSRPGFDPNLLTGRITPAQMAALAKDPLQPMINRVAANHYSPGSTFKVVTALAAYKSGLFRPETVVHCPGGYTLGGHTWRCHKDSGHGPVNGLLAMQYSCNTWFYKVADTLGLDPIADMGKALGLGSPTGIAVLAEVPGIMPSTAYHDRLSPGGYSKGMALNSSVGQGDDNVTPLQLALVYASLANGGTLYKPQLVQRIEDLDGNVIEAFQPQVVRKVNINAAHLKAVIESLMAVVNEPGGTAYRQRLPDIKVAGKTGTAQVVTLGAVRLKTHQMEFFSRHHAWLASFAPAEAPELAVVVLNEHGGLGGLDAAPTGMAVIQKYFDLKAQDEVSPPPRANQPYTPGQAPARVQGWAPVSQTPVAPDLREASAIH; encoded by the coding sequence ATGGCACCCCCGACGCTGGGAAACACGCCCCCGGGCAGAGAACTCAAACGGCGCTTCCTGTTCCTGGGACTGGCGATGGTGGGCGGTATGGTGCTGCTGGCCATGCAGCTCTACCGGCTCCAGCTCATCCGCGGCGAGGAGTATGCCGCCAAGAGCGTGGCCAACTTCGTCAAGGAGGTCCGCCTCCGGGCCGATCGCGGCGTCATCAAGGACGTGCGCGGCACCATCCTGGTGGACAGCCGCCCCTCCTTCGATGTGTTCCTCACCCCGGCCTTCTGCACGAACTGCTTCGAGCAGGTCATCCCGAAGTTGGCCGAGCTGCTCGCGCTGGAGGCCGACCAGCGCCAGAAGGTGGAGGACCAGGTCCGCGCCGCCCGCCGCAGCGCGCCATTCCAGCCGCTCTCCATCCGGGTGGACCTGTCGCGCGACGAGCTGGACCGGCTCAACGCCCGGCTCGATGTCCTGGACGGTGTGGAAGTGGTGCCGGTGCCGCACCGCAACTACCGCGCCGGCACGGTGCTCTCGCACGTGCTCGGCTACATGAACGAGATCAACCAGGACGAGCTGGCACGGCTCAACGCCGATGGCGCCCGGTACGCCCTGGGCGACTACATCGGCCGCCGGGGCCTGGAGCGCTACTTCGAGTCCCGGCTTCGCGGGGTGGATGGGGTGCGCAAGCAGGTGGTGAACGCGCGCGGCCAGACCATCGAGGAGCTGAACGACATGCTCGGTGAGAACTCGGTGGTGCCCCCGCAGGCCGGTGGCAACGTCGTGCTCTCGCTCGACATGCGGTTGCAGGAAGCCGCCGAGCAGGCTTTCCCAGGCGTGGCGGGCGCGGTGGTGGCCATCGACGTGAACACCGGCTTCATCCGCGCGCTGGTGTCCCGGCCGGGCTTTGACCCGAACCTGCTCACCGGCCGCATCACCCCGGCGCAGATGGCGGCACTGGCGAAGGATCCGCTCCAGCCGATGATCAACCGCGTGGCCGCCAACCACTACAGCCCGGGCTCCACCTTCAAGGTCGTCACCGCGCTGGCCGCCTACAAGTCGGGCCTCTTCCGGCCGGAGACGGTGGTGCACTGCCCCGGCGGCTACACCCTCGGAGGCCATACCTGGCGCTGCCACAAGGACAGCGGTCACGGTCCGGTGAATGGCTTACTGGCGATGCAGTACTCGTGCAACACCTGGTTCTACAAGGTCGCCGACACCCTGGGGCTGGACCCTATCGCCGACATGGGCAAGGCCCTGGGCCTGGGCAGCCCCACCGGGATTGCGGTCCTGGCCGAGGTGCCGGGCATCATGCCCAGCACCGCCTACCATGACCGGCTTTCGCCGGGCGGCTACTCCAAGGGCATGGCGCTCAACAGCTCGGTCGGCCAGGGCGATGACAACGTGACGCCGCTGCAGCTGGCGCTCGTGTACGCCTCCCTGGCCAATGGCGGCACGCTGTACAAGCCGCAGCTCGTGCAGCGCATCGAGGATCTGGACGGCAACGTCATCGAGGCGTTCCAGCCGCAGGTGGTGCGCAAGGTGAACATCAACGCGGCGCACCTCAAGGCGGTCATCGAATCGCTGATGGCGGTGGTGAACGAGCCCGGCGGCACCGCCTACCGCCAGCGCCTGCCGGACATCAAGGTCGCGGGCAAGACGGGCACCGCGCAGGTCGTCACGCTGGGCGCGGTGCGGCTCAAGACGCACCAGATGGAGTTCTTCTCGCGGCACCACGCCTGGCTGGCGTCCTTCGCGCCCGCGGAGGCCCCGGAGCTCGCCGTGGTGGTGCTCAACGAGCACGGCGGGCTCGGCGGCCTGGACGCGGCGCCCACGGGCATGGCCGTCATCCAGAAGTACTTCGACCTGAAGGCGCAGGATGAAGTCTCACCGCCGCCGCGGGCCAACCAGCCCTACACGCCCGGGCAGGCTCCCGCGCGGGTCCAGGGGTGGGCCCCCGTCTCCCAGACGCCGGTGGCCCCGGACCTGCGCGAGGCGTCCGCGATTCACTGA